A stretch of DNA from Anopheles nili chromosome 2, idAnoNiliSN_F5_01, whole genome shotgun sequence:
GGCCACGTTCTTAACGCATAAATCGATCACACACGGTTCAGGTCCAAGTTTGGACTTAACACGGCACAATGTCGCGTTCGCCACCAAGAAGTATGCAAGGTGAAAATTGATCGttgattttattgaaaaaaaaagaaagctcaaCGTTTGGTCCGTAAGcgtggttggaaaaaaggaaaaccctaCCACCCGTGATGGCCGATTGTTAGCATGAAAGATTAACGCACTTGAAAACCCCACTCGTTATCCTCGCACCGGGCACCAAACCCGGGTGGGAAAGTGTGGCTAATAGTTCCCGGGGCGAAACAGATGTCCCGAGGACGAACCGATCGAAGATGGCATCGTCTTCCGTCGGTGCACGTGTACCGGTACCGTGGCCAACGTATTCCTAACGGCCACGTCAGACACCCGGAGCCAGCCGGGAAGCCATCCTGTCGTGGCGTGCTTACATCCGGTTGATACGCCGAGCTGATAGGACGTATCAGACAGATCGTCGGATCGGTTGCGAGGAACCGAAAGCCACATCACTTTCCACATCCCAAGCGCCTTTCAAAGCCAATCATAAACCGTTTAGTTTGGAATACGAACGCAACGCCTGAGTGTGGGTGCAGTGATCCTTGcgggtttattttccatcccaccatTGTGTGCCGTAAATCGACATCTtcgagacgacgacgacgacgacgacgacggtcgCGATCGCTTCTAAGACTTTCTTTTGTGCAAGCAGTTGTCGGTGGTTTCTGCCGTCGAGGAAGACCGCAAGGGCGGCTAAAGTTGAactagttttcttttccacggtGCTTTTCCAGTGTGAGCAAAAGTTTTTCCTTGTCCCCCGAGGGTCGCGTCCCGTTGATTGTGCCCGGGGTTTTGTGGGACCGTAAAACGCGTTTCGGTCGGTGGTGCGTTCCTAAGGCGGAGTTTTTGAGATTGATATCGAGCGCGGTTCTTTGTGTGGGTTTGCGAAAATCCCAACCCCAGTTCCTGCTATTGGTCCGCAGATAGCCGTGGTGCCTTCAAGGTAAGCCAAGTCAAACAGCCACACAAACCAAAGATGCCATTTAGagaccggtcggtcggtggctAAAAATACGGACAACTCCACGCGCAGTGGACACTCACTGGATGTCCTTAATTGTGCACGGCCAGCTTCAGGGCGGCTGGAGGGCTTCACAAAATGAACCAAACAGACTGACTTCTTCGGTCGAATTTACTCCCGGTCAATATTTAGCCGTCGTTAAAATGTGTCCAACAGCGCCAAAGGTCCGATTGTCCGGGGATTGTTTGATTTAGAGATTTCCATCGACCGTCGGGGCGTCCGTGGGAATTTTCCCGGAAGTGCCTGCTTCAGGCTTCAGggggtgttttagtttttgtttgttcgcccTGCCCGGCAGTCCCGTCGACAAAATCGATAAATCAATCAACGACGATCCGAGGGCgctgggcaaaaaaaaacccaacccaaaccaaacaccgTGCGTTTGTTCGTTCCCACAGATGCAAGTCCATCCGACCAAGTACGTAGGCCTGGTCGCCGACCTGATGCCGAACATCCGATTGATGCAGGCAAGCGGACACTTCCTGTTCCGGTACGTCACCGGGCCGATCCTGATCCGGAAGGTGTACTCCTGGTGGACACTTGCCATGGTGCTGGTGCAGTTCTTCGCCATCCTCGGTAACCTCGCGATGAACGCGGAAGACGTGAACGAGCTAACGGCCAACACGATCACGACGCTGTTCTTCATGCACTCGGTCACAAAGTTCATCTATTTCGCGGTCAACTCGGAAAACTTCTACCGGACGCTTGGCATCTGGAACCAAACCAACTCGCATCCGTTGTTCGCGGAATCCGACGCTCGGTATCACTCGATCGCGCTTGCCAAGATGCGGAAGCTGCTCGTTCTCGTAATGGCCACTACGGTGCTGTCTGTTGTCGGTAAATTTGCACCTGAGACCCACGCGAATCGCTTGGTTTCACGCGGGTGGGCTTTGCGTGTGATTTATCGCGTGCCCGCGTGGGCGCTGTGTCCTGCAAAACGACTCATTGTgttctgttcttttttcacGCTTCCTTCGCTCGTTTCCAGCCTGGGTCACGATAACGTTTTTCGGTGAGAGCGTGAAGGATGCGTTCGATAAGGAAACCAACGAAACGTACACGGTGGAAATTCCCCGGCTACCTATCAAGTCCTGGTATCCTTGGAACGCGATGAGCGGCCCGGCGTACGTGTTCTCTTTCATCTACCAGGTACGTATCGTGGCTGGGTGCGAATGGAAGCAAATTATGAGCAAAGAAAACGCGCGATTATGGAGATGTCCAAGCCATTTGCCGTCCGCGGTTGATCTGACGGTCCATTACTGGGACTGCCATTGTTCTAACGCTCAGGGGTCTGGCTCTCGGCTGAGGGTGGTTTCGTTCCATTACGATTGCCGTCACTTGAGGGAAGCCGCTtaaatcgatcggtcggtttgtCGACAAACGGTGGAATTTTGCCGTCGAGTTTGTCGCGAACTCCGCTAATGGCGCAATTGcgttgtggtggaaaacgagcgctGATTAAAGCTGTCACGACCGGGCCTTTAAGGATTCCCGTTTTCCAGCAACAAAGCTTAAAGTGCGTCTCGTTGGACGAGCGCAATAAAGGTGACACAAACGCTCGCTCCACCGAAAGCTCATTTCTGCATTTTAATTAGTCGACGTAATGCAAACAACCTTCCCTCCGGGTTAAAACAAAGTGCTCCCGGTGATTGCCTGCGCTCATCCGTACCGGTGCCGTACCGTTACTGCCATCATGCCGGAAAACGGAAGCAGACGGACGTCCTGCAGCCTCCAGCCGATAAGGAACCCGCTTCCGGAGCCATAAACTTTTGATgggtgtttttaattttatttccgctCTTAAGCGCCTAATGGATTTTTCATGCTCCAGTAAGCCCGTGTACGGTGTGGTgcaggtttcggtttttttgaGCGCTATCGCCGCTAAACACTCCAATATTGCCCTCATCAATCCTCGAGGCTTCCCGTGTCTCTTCCCCGTCGCTCACGTGCACTTCCGGTCGTAATCCTGCCTAGGACAGGCTAAGCCACCCCCTGCTAGTACGTGGGGGTTGATGCGTTTATCATCCTGCCCGCGATGGGGTCACGCCCGCATACCCGATGCGCTTACCGACCGATTTTATGCTTCCCAGATTTACTTCCTGCTGTTTTCGATGGTCCAGAGTAACCTCGCGGATGTGATGTTCTGCTCGTGGCTGCTGCTTGCCTGCGAGCAACTGCAACACTTGAAGGTAGGTAATACCGGCAGGGTCAGCGCGTGCTTTCACGTTCAATTTCGGCCATCGCTCACCCATCGGGGTGGTCCGGATTTCCCGGTGGCTCCCTCCTGTTGGATCGATAGGGAACGGTACGACTAAAAGATTTCATCCCCGCAGGGAATCATGCGCCCGCTGATGGAGCTTTCTGCCTCGCTGGACACCTACCGGCCGAATTCGGCCGCTCTGTTCCGAGCGATTTCAGCCGGTTCCAAATCGGAGCTCATCATCAACGAAGGTACGTAGTGCcacagggtgtgtgtgtgagagagagagagagagagagtgggtgACCTTTGAACTCGGAAAGTTTGGGGCTCACAGCGCCACAGGACGAACGAGAAGGAGGCAGATGATAAAACAATCCCACCACTGCCACTCGCCGTCGGTAGAcggatggagggaaaattcgAATAAATTGAAGTTTAAAAATAGATTTCCAACaaccgatgggtgggtgggagcaCTTCGGAGTAGATATCGCACGGGTGTGTACAGTGACGTGCAGCGCGAGCGTACCACTTGATATGTTCGTGCCACATCCCTAACGAATGAATGAACCaaaagctccctttttttgccctttttgaaCTCCGCTAACTCCTGATACAGTAATTCCCAACTCATCCCAACGAATCGGGGCGCTCATTCGAACGAAACGTTTCAGCCGGCACCAATGGCGCGTTAAGCCCTGTAAAGTCGCTTTAGCTGTCGTCGGCAAGTGCCCGTCACCGAGTGACCACGGCGGATGTGGTTCCGAAGCGCTACGCGAAATGCATATTAAAAACTGTACCACGGTTTCCCACCACTCAACGCAAAACCTCGTGACCGGCAAAACcgcaagcttttttttgcgtgcattTGTCTGTAGTCCTCTGTCACTTTCATCTCTGGCGCtctcggcggtggtggtggatttaagctgagcttttttttctgcccaccCATGTGTCCTTTTCGATACAATCACATCTACCTTGCAACGGCGTGGGCAAGCCATTCAGCGCACAGATCGAGCTAGTTTATTATCGGCTTTCGCGTTTATCCCTGCTCCGTACCGGACTCAGCTCTAAGCTTGATGTAATTTACCGTGTTTATGGCGTTTCGCCGCCTGCTTCGTTGCGAATGTTGTGCACCGGGGTtctggaggttttttttccttcattcgtGCGTGTATGTTGCTTTCGCGAAATTGAAAGCAGGTCACGCTGGAGGTGCCTTTTTGTTCGCTAGGCAACGGACAGCATGCACGAATTGGGGATGTAGCTCAGATGGTAGAGCGCTCGCTTAGCATGTGAGAGGTACCGGGATCGATACCCGGCATCTCCATTGAACCATGATTTTTGTAAGGATCGAATGCACACCGCGCGCTCCCTTATGGAGTTTGTTTGGAGTTGTTTGATCCTGTGAAGGAGCGACggcttgtgtttgtgtgttgctaGGCAATGTTCTCCTTCTCGGAGCAAATCCATCTACTTTTCTCATTCTCCTCGGAAAAGCCCTCACTCCATTCATCATTATCGGTGAAAAGCAAAATCCTTCTTGATcatgttgtcttttttttttctttatttccctCAAACGATTCTTTCCGTTACGTTTTGCATCTCGGATGTGGtgcgatgggtttttgttgtttgttttccttttcgatccGGGCATCGGGATTTCgggaaggacacacacacctttTTCGTGTGGTTACATTTCGATGCTTGATTGTTACATTGTCACCGGTTTGTCGTCTCTTTTCCCCCGCAGAGAAGGATCCCGACGTGAAGGACTTTGATCTGAGCGGTGTCTACAGCTCGAAGGCGGACTGGGGCGCGCAGTTCCGCGCTCCCTCGACGCTGCAGACGTTCGACGATAACGGAAGGAATGGAAATCCGAACGGGCTCACCCGGAAGCAGGAAATGATGGTTCGCAGCGCCATCAAGTACTGGGTCGAGCGGCACAAGCACGTCGTACGGTAGGTAATTCCGAAGGTAGTAGCAACCGGTAGAACGAAGCCCTGTTAGCAAGAAAGAGACTCTTCGCCGCTAATATATATTGTAGCAACCACTCGTGAACTCTAGGACCGCCATGTCGCACAAAAACTGGCTTTATGAAATAAGTATTGCGCACAGAGCGCGCTGTGTTTATTTCTGTTCTCACCGACGCTAATAATGGGACGTTTGATGCATCGCACGAGAGTACTTCGTTAACAAAGAGCCCCTGCAAACGAGAGTCACATCAGAAAAAGcacaatttgcttccaccagGTTTGCGTTCTATCGGCGCCGTGGATAAGCTTAAGTGACTCTCGAGAAAAGCTCCCAATATAACAAGCACTTGCGAAGgcgggcgaaggaaaaagaatcGTTCCTTGGTTGGGTGGGCTTCGAGCGACAaaaatatgcttcttttttttcttctgttaaTATTCGCGACCCCTCGTTGTCAAAGCAAAACCTTCCACCCATAACCAGTTTACtggtttgtgtatgtgtgcataaTGATATCCAGCAAATGGGAAACAGCCAAAACGGATGAAACGCACAAAAACGTCCTCTCGAAGCTAAATTCGTTAACATAGCATACGAGTTTATCCCCCGAATCGATTCGTCGCCGCTCGAACCGTTTTGTCCGTATCGATTTTCCGCTAAACATGCTTAAATCGTTTCACAAAGCTCTCGTAATCCCGTTCCAGCAATCCTCCAATTGGGAGTCTATCGTGCCTTTGTACCGGCGGTGCGGCTCATCGTTTGCGGGGCCGGGAAAATCCAATCCCGGGCAACACCATCCGGTTTGCCCGGGGAGAATAAGGGGCAGATAAGAATCACTCTGGAccattcggtggaaaagccgAGCCAACTGGCTCC
This window harbors:
- the LOC128730247 gene encoding odorant receptor coreceptor, with the protein product MQVHPTKYVGLVADLMPNIRLMQASGHFLFRYVTGPILIRKVYSWWTLAMVLVQFFAILGNLAMNAEDVNELTANTITTLFFMHSVTKFIYFAVNSENFYRTLGIWNQTNSHPLFAESDARYHSIALAKMRKLLVLVMATTVLSVVAWVTITFFGESVKDAFDKETNETYTVEIPRLPIKSWYPWNAMSGPAYVFSFIYQIYFLLFSMVQSNLADVMFCSWLLLACEQLQHLKGIMRPLMELSASLDTYRPNSAALFRAISAGSKSELIINEEKDPDVKDFDLSGVYSSKADWGAQFRAPSTLQTFDDNGRNGNPNGLTRKQEMMVRSAIKYWVERHKHVVRLVSAIGDTYGPALLLHMLTSTIKLTLLAYQATKIVGVNVYGLTVIGYLCYALAQVFLFCIFGNRLIEESSSVMEAAYSCHWYDGSEEAKTFVQIVCQQCQKAMTISGAKFFTVSLDLFASVLGAVVTYFMVLVQLK